Within Triticum dicoccoides isolate Atlit2015 ecotype Zavitan chromosome 1B, WEW_v2.0, whole genome shotgun sequence, the genomic segment GGAAATAATGTATTTTGCGTTTTAGACAAATAGTATGAAACCATATAATGTCTCAAAAATACCAAGTCAATTACCGAAAGTGCATAATGAAATTTCAATATTTTAGAATAACTAGATAATATTATAAAAACCCAACATAGAAATATTACGAGGCACACTGACCAAAATTATAGGTTGTATGAATGAATGGAGCGATGTCTAGTCTTTCTACTTTGTCAATATATTCTGTTTAATCCGCAAAagtatatattatgtttcaataaaAGAAATTAACACCAACCTGCTGTTTGAATAAATCCTCATTTTCCTCGTAATTTGCGAGGGCCACAAATTCTAACTGTATGTGGAAAAAGTACACATATTACTAAGTGAATCTAGCGACAATGCAAAAAAATATCCAGAAAAAATAATTAGGTTTTGTATTTTACGTTGAAAAAATCGTTAATCAGACTAGATCTTTGGGCCTGGGGTTTAGGGACTTCTTCCCATATCTGGAATAAACAAAAAGTACGTTAGCTTCTTCAAAGACAGTCAGATGTCAGCGGCAAACCAGAAACATGATATAATGTAATGGTGTACCTTCAGGATATCTTTGCGTAAAGGGGATACAAGGTTTTCGAAAGTTGtctgtttcaaaaaaaaagaatGAATATATCACTGTACAAAATTGGGTTTTGAAAAAGCAAGCCATCACCTTTGTTTTGTCGCGAAGAACAAATAACATGGTTCTCTTGCGAGGGTCGAATAACTTCATGAGGACCTACAGAGATAGAAGGAACAAATAAGAGAACACAATCATGTCTCCCACACCATGAAGAATAAGACTGACGTACAGTAACGCCACGCTACAGTAGTAACAAGCTAACCTGGAAAATGGTTTTCAAAAGAGGCCTGCTCCCACCTTGTTCTCTCCCAATATCTTTACACGACCTATGGAAGAAACGAAACTAATCACTCAAATGGAGTGTCCAACTTAGGAAATTCCATGTTTTAGCTTCCATAAATTAGAAAAATAGGACCTACATATTGATCAACACAACATCTGAAACAGCCAAAGCAAATAATGCAGTTTGATTCTGAAATGCCGTGTCATCctgaaatatcatagatgaattagtTGAGAACAACAAGGAGAAGAAAAGGTGCCATAACACAAATTCTCATGACAAGCCACGATGTCACGAGCAATCAAAAGGTGCACATTTCAGCTTGTGAGCACAATATTAGTCTGCCTTTATAAGCTGAACCTATCATTCCACTCCAAGTTAGGAATACTCTGAATTGGAGTTTGTTGGAGGGGTCGAgatgcctggccaaagagtataccATTCGAGATGCCTGGCCAGTTATAAAGGAAATGTACACTAGCCCATGCGTATAAAGGAAATCTAAGCATGTGTGCTCTATGATAC encodes:
- the LOC119349924 gene encoding protein ROOT HAIR DEFECTIVE 3-like yields the protein MDIEQRSQTTKGVWLAKAKNTGPCTLVMDLEGTAGMERADRDDTAFQNQTALFALAVSDVVLINMSCKDIGREQGGSRPLLKTIFQVLMKLFDPRKRTMLFVLRDKTKTTFENLVSPLRKDILKIWEEVPKPQAQRSSLINDFFNLEFVALANYEENEDLFKQQVSDLRGRIHKSIGHHGPSGNLPASGFSFGTHNIWTLIKEDKDLDLPNQKASIRLQKILV